From Micropterus dolomieu isolate WLL.071019.BEF.003 ecotype Adirondacks linkage group LG06, ASM2129224v1, whole genome shotgun sequence:
gtatttcagaGTTGAGAAAACTGTGAGTTAATCATTAAACTGGTTACTTTAAAACCTTCTTTGGGTGATCACAGGTATATGTCAATTTTTGATCCGTTAACTAGTTGCCTGTCAAATGTATCAACATGACTTGTTAGgcagagaaaagctgttgcTCTCAAACACTGTCTACTTAATCAGCTGTCAGAGTTCTCGTGAAATAAGCCAATAGGGTGATTTTATAGTACCTTGGAaaagtattttagtatttaatacaaaaatataaataaaatgcaaaaatacagtagttaattttattacatgctgctgtattttgtagtttattttgatacacaaGGATTCACAAATATATTTCCATTGAAAAATGCTAAGTTGCCATACAAATGATGATATAAGAGTTAATTAAAGACAGAAGGGGGAACAGATACAGATAGACACAAATTACTGCATTTATTTGGGCATTGTATTTTAGGAGTACTTTTTTTCAGAAATGTCTTTGTACTCTAACTCAAGTAGTTATTTTGAGTAgttgtttttgcaaagtaaaagtacttgtacttgagtagcTTTTTGCTACTCTACCCACCGACACACCAAacaccaacaaaacaaaaccctcTCCAAAAGGTCATGATAATTAAGATATAATTTATTAACATGAACCATACATCAAAATATCGAccaaaaaacatctgaaaatgtaATGGACAAATGATTTTAGTTGCCAAGTCTGTGGATGTTCCACTTAGGTACAAACAGCATATATACTGTGCGGTTTGGAGTTGTGGAAATAATTCCTACACTAACACCACATTCAACCTGATTGCAGTCAGTCTTTCAACTCTTATCAGGTCTGTTGATGTTGTCTGTGTCGAAGATGAAGGGTTTATCATAGCCCATTAGGTGGTTATAGTCATGTGGAATGGGGAACAGGTCTGGGTTTACCAGCAACCCCATGTTGTCAGCGTAGAAGGTGGTGAACATCTTGCTGACGGCTGGGATCCTGACCTGCCTCTGGTGGAAGACGCTCTTTTTCTCAGTGAGGAAAACATTGTAGGTGATGGCAGTGTAGGTGTCTCTGTCTGGGTTGTGGTACATGCGGATCACGTAGCCCTTGGTGATGACGTGTAGGAGGACAGGGGTGAGGAAGGTAAAGAAGCCGATGAAACCACAGAAAACAGCCTGCATAGCAAAGCTCTGGACTCCTAGTCCGGTTTTCAGGAGGATGTGGGGCATGAGGAAAATGCTGGCCCCGCTGGTGCTGTAAGAGAACATCTTTACCCCTGACAAAAGTGAAGATACAGAGAACACAGGTTAACGAAGGAGGGTTGCTGTAGAATACACTTTTCCATACACTGCTATCATCAGTCATATATCCATTGTTTCCAAGTATTGCATTGCTCACTGTACAGTAAAAGTCTCATAAACCTACAGTTTTACACAGCAACTGAAGATGTACCAGACAGCTAAATGGGTTACAATGTATcaaactattactactactattgaAAGTACTTTCTTAGGGGAGGCAGTAGCTCAGCCCATGGGGACTTTGCTTGGAAACTGTAGAAACCCCTAACTGAATGGGGTGACTAGAGGCCCCtcgctctgacatctctccatgtgttAATCGGGGCTCCAGACTGCGACCAagtgtgcgagttaaaattTCACGTGGTCGCATTCGAGCAAGTGCAAGGTGATCATCATCAGGGACCTACAGCGTGACCATTTCACTCGCAAATGTCCCTGAAGTGAGAGCACACTGTGCGAGTAAAGACCGCAACCTACCGTAATGCCCCCCTCCCTGCCACTAATAGTAGTATTGTTGTATAGTCTGACTGACCGCCGGGAGCACAGGGAGAAATCCCTGGGTAGGTCTCTCTTTGACTGCTTAAAcaactcattttaaaaacagcgAGAGACGGGAAGGGGATTTTTTGTGTTGTGGTAGCTGGTTATTTAGCTATAGGaggtgccttttgttgaaatgttcaacttttcagtcaatgagcttatcaatgtcacttttttattgactaccagctatatacAGAGTGCtagcctaaaaaaaaaacaggtgttttctaacattaacttagctctccttattagctaggctccttacatgcttgctaataacttttttttaagctggATCGCccacattgacagcgttgtgttggacagatttgtgcagttgtgttcatgagggagagagagagagagagggacgggtgagtgagaaagagagagggacgagcgagaggatgtgttGCACGAATGCGCTACGgtgctctgcaatcaaatacaattttaaataggcctagtaaaaaaaaataaaaaaatcaatctgtggtggtcagtgttgatattgtggcgggctgccacaattaaatgaacgtatgggaaacactgacatctTTTAATCATCGATGGGCTTAGactgcacagcgaaaattttAAGTAGATCAAACtcattccctaggaggagtaaAAGTACGGAGCCTGTAAGTCaacaaaaattaccattaaatccaaaacggcagacttcctgttgggtttaggtaatggttccaagaggcttttttgtacatctggacatgatacatgtgctaCAGacatttcgtacatgtaggtcaaACATGCCGCACGGGCTGTTTAACTGaaggtcatttcctgttgccagtaggtggcactaTGTATATGGGTGAATATTGGCaagtacatgtgttcagggagGGACTTATCAAAGGTGttaaatttggtacagatttgatcatgtacagtcaagttacaccAACGTTCTATTTCATGGAGAATTATCAATTTTCGACGAcatgccacggacacgcccatgtGTGAGTtaacgaaaactcacagattgctcaacttttcatcgtcaatgcctttagaatgcACAGCAGAAATCTGAAGTCGATCCGgttaattccctaggaggagtttgttaaagtatgtaACCTGTGAATCGTCAAAAAAGGCAGTTAAAAATAATgttgacttcctgttgggtttaagGAATCACTTCCAGCGGCTTTTTGTaggtctggacatgatacatctGCCACAGAAATTACATGCAATTTGGTGAAACATGGCCCTGGGAGCTGCTCTGTAGGGGCACTAGCAAGCCAACCTGTGCGACAACTATATGACGCGTACATTTCGACCATGCTTGAATTTTGTGCagagtttggtgagtttttgagcatTTTTCGGCTGCCCGAAATGCGTTTCATTTGGGAAAAATAATTCCTTTCATTTCAATAGGATCCTAACATGTTTCATGCTTGGGCCCtaataattccttcagtttccATAAGCTAATAATATACTGATCATGTCATTTAGTGCTTACGTTACAAAAGTGGCAGATAAAAGGTCTGAgttgtataaataaaactaagTTGCACTATATTGCAGTGGCTGGGTACTGTCTTAAAGGGATTTTCTTAAGTTTTTTCTTAAGCTGTGTAGTTCAGTAGTCCAACTAGTAtcagataaagaaaaagaaagaaaaagataaattgAAAAGTTACTCACCTCGAACAGCACTGCCTAGGCTGCCAGTGTAAATGAGGTTCTCATCCTCAGATTGGGTAGCCGTGGAGAAACAACAGGTTGATGGACAGTTGGACTGTATCTATTCAatgaaacagaagaaaacacatgaTCAGCTTTATATCCCGCAGAGAGCGTTTCAGCGTTTGTCTGCCAGATTCTGTTaaaattttgttgatttggtcatTTTTCCTTGTTTTACGTAGGTAAATGGTTTATTTTTTCgtctgcttttgtgtttgttgttgataCTCAATCTGaagtgttttatattgaaaagtGACCATATTCTGACAATATATGTGTGCATATATTTATGGATGCACTGATTGCTGGGGACTGGAATTGGCCAGTTTACAGCTTAATTGGCCATGATCAGTGACCGGGGGCCGAGCAGTGTCTGATGTCCAATTTTAAACACAGCTCCTGTAGTCGATTTCATTCAGTACCACGGTGGTCTCGATtggtaaaaaaactaaataaaactgaaaggGAATCCCTGGTGAAAAAAATTCAAACCATTATAAAATTGCTGACAAATACAGTCAACAGAGCAGATGGATACATGGCAGTTCTCCAGACTGCAATCATTTTGGTCGCAAATGCAACAATTTTTTTAagtgtgcgagttaaaattTCACATGGTCTCATTCGTGTGAGTGCAAGGTGATTCTTAGCAGCACAACAGTTTCCCTTGCAAATGTTTCTAAAGTGTGAGCACACTGGGCGAGTAAAGACTGAAAACTGCCGTAATCCCCCCGCCTCGctgctaatcgttcaaaacaacATCGGACTGGCCGCTGGCACCGGCAGAAATCCCGGTGGTTGCTCTGTGGCCGCTTGGGCAGCTCGTTTTACAAAAGCAAGAGAGAGATGTGTCGGTAGCTTAAGCGGTGAGAGGGGGAACAATGggggagaagataaggaaggaTTGTGTTTGGCTAACTGGCTATGGACTTGAGTTAGGTGggtgcacaggaattgttctgacactgagtcagagatcagctgttcatcagagtgatggctagtggaagaaactgttcctgagtctgttggttttgatGTACAGTGGTCTGTAGctcctaccagaggggagaagttggaacaggttgtgGTGAGATGGATCTTCTGCAGCGATGTTTCCTGAATCTGGAAATgaataagtcctgaatggagggtaGGGTTGGCACTGATGATCTTTTCTGTAGCCCTGACTGTCcattgtagtctgtccctgtcctttttggtagcagatccaaaccagacagtcatggacgtgcagaggaaaGACtgaatgatggctgtgtaaaagtggatcagcagctccttaagCAGGTTGAGCTTTCTGAGCTGgggcaggaagtacatcctctgctgggcatttttgatgatggtgtcagtgttgggttCCCACCtaaggtcctgggatatagtggatcccagtaACCTGAAggtttccacagcagacacagcagGGCGTGAGCTACACACACGCTATGCACGTCCATATTCTGCAAAGGAATTATGCTGCTCTTATAAAAACACaagaatgaggagagagagCTAGCCAAGTGTTGAGTGCTGCCGTGCTTATTAATCATTAGTTGCCCATTGATATTAATGAACACACGTGaatgtgaaacaaaatgaaatgtgttctcttctccccacactcagacacacaagaagcctacacctcaggtaatgACGCAGCCTAACAACCAAAATCAAAATCTGCACTATTTGTGTTAAgggctgctttacctggtccgtgttTGAAAGATATCCACcacgacttgtaacgtcataggctaccaagtttataaccgagtgaagtctgtgtgagtgaacacatgcacataagacggtAGCTAAATTAGCTTACAAGGACTAGTGTGCATCACTAACTttctttactaacctcaggtcctccagtcaccactgtcctttattttcctaacaaccagtttttcagactcatctgaaaactgaaaaataatttaggatGTACctgtctgtacaggacagagctgtagggTACACCAATTTAATCTGTATGTGATTTTTCAACATTGGACAGGTAGGTAATGATAAAATACAGCAACCAGTTACTTTCGATAAAATgggctaatgttaagttacaaaGCAGTCAAAAGATGTAGCCttcactttttcagcagtttgggAAACaactagggttgggccgatagacgatgccatcgtccatcggagatggctgacagacatcacgatgCTGAGctggcatcgtgattgtaaaacccccacagcaaaaaaaaaaatctcaaacattcacattataccaccctgtccccacactcacacacacctacacctcaggtaaacaccccggcttgccccgcttctctgtctctctcaacCTCAGTCTGctttattttctccatcagcagtcgCCTAAAAACTGAGAACTTGtcttttttctgtatatttccAACGtctgttatcacggcagcaggtgagccgcactTCGGATTATTAATGACAtcgcctatcaaacaactgaaaccaacatctgcactctctgtgttcactgttgctttaccggGTCTGTGCATAAAATATCCACTGCAACTTGTAACGCAAGTTAATAGCCTACCAATGTTTTTACCGAGTGAAGTCACACGCGAGAACACACACCATCGTCcaatggaaattttgtagacattgcCCAACCCTAGAAACGACAGACTTTTCTTGATCTTGAGAAACTGACACACCTTAACTGACACTGTACGTTTACTGCCACAATATTTTTCTCTGCTCACGTTCCCCGTCACTTTttgccgctcggacaatcacACACTTGTGTACACCTCCCACCTCTGAGTTACACTGCTCTTATAGCAGCACCTGTCATGTAGATGTCCTTTGAATAATGAGGAAGGAAGCAATCCAAGCAGTGAAGTGTTAGCGCGCTCGCATTGTTTTTGTGAGTGAAAATTAGTAGGGCATTGATATAATAATgattgtgtgaaattttagtagcagcagtaccGCCGCTCCTGAATGTAAttaggggaaacactggacagctaaatctacatctgtccactgcagagtcTCTATCCACCTGGAAGAGTAACTAGTAGCCGGTATATTGTGTATAAGTATactattataacattaaattaaaaggtttgttttcataatactaatatatttataggttacactagggttgggccgatagacgatgccatcatGTCCATTGGCGATGGCTgacatcgtgattgtaaaacccccgccccaaggaaaaatctcaaattttcacattataccaccctgtgaaagcaggttttaatgatcacgttattattgtttttaagtaggCCTATGCTTTTCCcctgcctcggaattctcttctccccacactctgaaacactcacacacacctccacctcaggtaaacaccccggcttgccccgcctctctctgtctctctcgcccccgtctgctccattttctcagCAGTTtcttttataaagtcgcctaaaagactgaAAACTCGTCTTTTTCGGTATATTTCCTCCTGCGATCCATTATcagggcagcaggtgagccgcacatcggcttattaatgacgcagcctatcaaacaactgaaaccaacatctgcaccctttGTGTTccctgctgctttacctggtacTTGTGacgtaagttaatagtctactatttttttttaatcgagTGAAGTCTGCGCGAGGACACACGCACATAAGACTGCTGCTCCCCACGTGCGTGCACACGCCTGCGCACACGATGACATCTGATAGAAATTTTgcagacatcgcccaaccctaggttacactttatttggcttATGTCTGCCTACAGATGAAACATTTCAACTTTAAATTTTCAGCTTATTGATATGGAACAATTAAACTAattcacaaataaatcagttttctgttttgttaagaTTTCATTAGGGCCAATATTAGTGTATTCAtcataatttcagataatagtaggcctattatatatagcttaccactagcaTTACCACATTATTTAGGTCCCAAAACGAGGTCATGTCCAGGGAAGAAGAGGACGTATGGTCAATCTACGTTATTAGCTTAACAAGTATCATCGGCCAAAGCAGGTGGAAACACTGCTTTTCTACTTTTATCCTTCACCTGCTTCGCTGCCTTCACAAAGTCTATGTGTACCATAGACTGTGTGTATGAGCTGAACTCTGCCCTCGGTCAAACACGCAGAGTTGAGgacaataattatttttctggATCTACATGATTGACATACATGGAAaatctggaaaaaaaatcacaacccTGTTTAGTGTTACTGACACTACTTTCCACAACTTTTCCAAAGGttttgggattttattttttttcaaaacatttcccGGCCTGGAAAAAAGATATTTTCCAATTCCATGACTTTTCCAAGTTTTTCATGACCATATGAACCGTGAAAAGGTGATTTTTGGTTAGtaataacattataacattagcaactgcaaAAACAATGCGCTGTCATTTTTAGCAGGGGACAGTTtgcaatattaatattttagttttgaaaTTCCCTTTCAAAAATCCATGCAGGACAGTTCATTGTACATTAGGAGCTAATGCTAACTGAGCTAAGCTCAACTAGTTTACATGAATCATGTcgatccttgtttatatttggaaaacgaaATGTAGCCTAATTAACAGGACTTaatgctgagttatatataaaataaagacatgatcccttttgcaattatctttatgactacattatttaacttgatGTGTACctaccaatccagtcctttatACCTggtaaaatacctttaaatggccaatacaacccataacATGCAGTATATCACTTGTCAGAAAGTGATTACAGCtactacttattgactgaaaggcagattctgcctcaaaatggcttgatttcattcagaagttacatttgacagattataactctATAACTAGTAGCCTACTTTTTACcagttaaaatacctttaaatggccaaaacaacacataaaatgcagtctacttgccagaaagtaaTTTCAGCCTCTACTATAGAaatttacgttccttctcgcctggctctgccatcccttcacacaaagcaatcccagtccctattctcatctgtgacaccaccatggtggaacaagctaccacacgccatcagagcaggggcgtccttctctaacttcaagaagctcttgaaaactcatttcttccaagaacacttcctcttataacacctctaactcctaacctctaccATGCACTTTCTGTGCTCTTCTTcatctatcccctacaattatcttgtattgattgcactttttgttaactcttacctACCTTCCATAGGTATTTAACCCCACTGATGTGATATtaactatgagctcttactagtatttattgctgctcttactagtatgtattgtcagttgatCTGTATTTGaagctctgttgatgcttgtatgttgtacctcaaatgtaagtcgctttcgataaaagcgtctgccaaatgagtaaatgtaaatgtacttattgactgaaaggtagattccgcctcaaaatgacttgatttcattcagaagagttatatttgacagattataaaaccgaaATCGTcccctttttatttcatatataataacattatattttttgatgacatactgaccaccaaaccaaaaatgtccccggttttcatttgagaaatctggtcaccttagtGAACACATGCCTTTATAAGGTCTATATGAAACATTGTATCACAACATACTCCCCAGACGTCCCGATGTTTCtttgtagacatcgtccgatggCAATTTAACAAACTGACAAATGAGGAAGGCGTTGTGCATCTCTTGAGAAAACACAATGTCCGTTCGCAGTTAAATACCTTGTTGTTTTGGTTGGAAAACGACCTTCTGACGGCACGTAGTTTGTTCCCGCTTCCTCCTCTGAAAGAAGACACGGTTAACGGCGCACCATGTCCTGCGGCTGTAAGGTGAATGTTACTGAACGACTGAGAAACAATTCGTGGTCGTAATCTACACAGAATGTACAAAGAAAACATCGTGAGTTTGTTTGCAACCTCTTTACACTTAATTTCACGCACAGTGGAAGTACTTccgtttcttcttctttgtgtaATGGTGGCCTACAGACCAGCAAGAAAGGTGCATGCTGCCACCTACTGTATCGGAGTGTGCAACATCTTAAAGCGTTTATAATCGGTATGGAGCTAAATAAGGAccaaatattttgttaatttgaaaaataaaaaaatgtaatagaaATACTAAAACTCCTAACACTTTGATGAGGCCGTGTTAACTGCGTGGCGGTCACCTCttactgctgtgaaagctgttatGCATTTTAGGCAAAGCCTTAACACTGTTTGAAACACGTTTTGAGAtttgaaaaaactttattttatttgtgaaaatgacaaaagggTGATTTCACTACTTTTTGTCCACATgcagaccacattagaccaggtccagatccgAAACCACTATAACTAgagttctatttcgtataggctatCTCTATTGGGGTCACCCCTTCCACGCGCCTGCGTGGCACTCAGAATTTTAGTCTATGCCCACCCGCAGCGTGGGCTTCTCCTActtccgcaccttgtatatatacatacacaacggtgagacccagccttcggctTCCATTTTTCtccagcactgagctgtctaaagagcagaagatttgtcTAAAGAGCAAAGATTTTCCAGCcggaaaacaagaagaacgaTGTCTTCCAGGAAGCCGGCCAGAACGTGGGGGGGCCACATGGGCTACATCGTGCTGGGTGATCTCCGTCCCCGCTGCGAGGCATGCCTCGGACCAGAGCACGCCAGCCAAGCGCTCACTCTCGGTTCACACTGCCCGTTCTGCGCCCTTCTGCCACCCTGAAGAGTGGCGGTGCAGGGCGGATAGCTTTGCCGTTCAGAACGAGGAGGTGTGGCGGTCCACCTGCTCTCTGGACGAAGCCCTCAATCTGCTGTTGACGGGAGAGCGGGAGTTGGATGgctccactcttcccattcacaGGTCTCCGAGTGGCTCCTCGCTTCCCCCGTTCCAACCTCCGATGACGCCAGCCTCAACGCTACTAGGTTGTAGCGGCGGGGCAAGCTAACAGGGAGCTAATGTTGAGCTAACAGATAGCTTACGTGACGCTCACATGCGGTCTGCCTGGATCAGCAGACCAGGGAGACCCCGTGTGCCCACGTTGCTCCACACTAGCTGCGGCTAATGACATCTAGCAATcggtttcattgctgctggccgACCCTCGTTGGTCAGAGCGGACCACTGGTAAGCTATGGGTCAAAAATAAGCtgtgaaatcttgttgctccttttgtggaagttgttgaacaaatgctgtctgtgcctgtctcagttgaaccagccacaccaagcacacatttcccacactgtgtgagccagctgccgTTAGCCAGGTGGCTAATGTGCagcttgaagctcaaagcaacaagcagtacactctgTTCACGATCAGAGGTGccttcacacacccctccccacagaaactgaacagaactggacagaacatatacacacccggtacagatatttttctgacaAAGAAATCTGCCAGGCAGTGTATGATCCTGTTGACATTATGCACGTTCCCTCGGCAGTGCCCGGCTGCGAGCTTGTGCATAATCACAGGATCAATGGCACGGTCCTTCTGTGCCCGGACTttgctgcaaagctgcacatcCTCTCTCCCCTTTCCCTCCTCCCTGACATGGTCAGGTGGCTGGCCTGAGCCCACATGTATGCCTCCCCCGCCCTCTTCCCTTGCCGGGCGAGCGGCGCGGTGATGAGCCCTTGCCTCCCATAACACGaacaggctgcagctggccaGATGGCTTTCATGCAGTCTGGCTCCGATGCCATAAGCAGAATATTTCCTCCTCGCCCCGCCACTGTCTCTACGAAGTCAGTGGCTGCCGTCACACTGCGTGGACCCGCTGCAGCTGGCCATGCGGCCTTCATGCAGCATGGCTCCGATGTCGCAGGCAGACTTTTTCCTCTGTTGCCTGTCCCTGCCCTCTTCCCCTCGTCGGGGGAGTGGCATGGTTACGGGCTCACAGGTGTGGCTGCCCCACCTCGTGCCCGGGCGACtgtgtctgcctctgcctccctccccccaccGGGGATgggcctatactcatagaatctgggttacagtacgtaacccctgtTCTCAAATCTGGACTACATTGGcccagagaggctaaagtttcTTTGAAACATGGTTTTAGATTTGGGGAAAATGTATtctgtttgtgaaaatgaaaaaagggtgATAGTTCAATGCTTTTTTCACACCAAGTGACCTGGCCTTACAGCCTTTCGACAACTCTGCCTTTGATTAGTACTCCACTGATTAGGCTGGTTAAGGTTGGGGTTATGATGGGATTagggttagccaatcagagtCAGAGTAGGGGGCAGGAtatgaggcaaaatgtgttttcttcaaATGATATTTGTTGGATGAATGATTGGGAAAACATGTAGTATATGTTATGATTTTTTTATGCAAGAATTCCAGTTTTTAGCCTTTTCCTGTCCGCCATAaacctgtgtctgtttgtcttgtTATCCCTGTAGACATAGTAAACTCTGTAATTATCTTGCATTTTGAGTCTCTGAGTCTGTCAAAGTCCAGAGCATTcataatgcaaataaataagAACATATTAACCACATAGTTAAACACTTAAATGCATTGATTACTGTAATGGAATGTAACTGAGtacattttgtacttttgttgtGGAGTATATTCACAATGtggtagtacttt
This genomic window contains:
- the tmem70 gene encoding transmembrane protein 70, mitochondrial gives rise to the protein MFSLYILCRLRPRIVSQSFSNIHLTAAGHGAPLTVSSFRGGSGNKLRAVRRSFSNQNNKIQSNCPSTCCFSTATQSEDENLIYTGSLGSAVRGVKMFSYSTSGASIFLMPHILLKTGLGVQSFAMQAVFCGFIGFFTFLTPVLLHVITKGYVIRMYHNPDRDTYTAITYNVFLTEKKSVFHQRQVRIPAVSKMFTTFYADNMGLLVNPDLFPIPHDYNHLMGYDKPFIFDTDNINRPDKS